From Persicobacter psychrovividus, the proteins below share one genomic window:
- a CDS encoding RAMP superfamily CRISPR-associated protein has protein sequence MKSIGYQIQFLSDWHAGSGLSAGAEADQLTIKDADGCPFLPGKTIKGLLVTALRQMNATGLVTDQEFELLQGTGNQKEAQGQPSICFFTDAQMPAGMREAIQGKQHFLFRKIASTKIDAEGLAVEQSLRTMEAATAVELEGKIMVEHHEQISFERTQEIFKTAFALVKLVGFNRNRGLGRCRIKMK, from the coding sequence ATGAAAAGTATAGGCTATCAAATACAATTTTTAAGCGACTGGCATGCCGGCAGTGGGTTGTCTGCAGGTGCCGAAGCCGATCAGCTGACGATCAAGGATGCTGACGGTTGTCCATTTTTACCGGGAAAAACCATCAAGGGATTGCTCGTTACCGCACTTCGTCAGATGAATGCCACGGGATTAGTTACCGATCAGGAATTTGAACTTTTACAGGGAACCGGAAACCAAAAAGAGGCGCAGGGTCAGCCATCGATTTGCTTTTTCACTGATGCCCAGATGCCGGCAGGTATGCGTGAAGCGATTCAGGGCAAACAACACTTTTTATTCCGCAAGATCGCCAGCACAAAAATCGATGCCGAAGGATTGGCGGTCGAACAGAGTTTAAGAACCATGGAAGCGGCTACGGCAGTGGAACTGGAAGGCAAAATCATGGTCGAGCATCATGAGCAAATCAGCTTCGAGCGTACGCAGGAGATCTTCAAGACTGCTTTTGCTTTGGTAAAATTAGTGGGCTTCAATCGCAACCGTGGATTGGGCCGTTGTCGCATCAAAATGAAATAA
- a CDS encoding CRISPR-associated primase-polymerase type B — protein MISFGTNIRSKEVMKNLTLQQLVNYLQTDTSLRQQCNQLKEILHLDAEKYRNQKCFLPYFLGAEFQGNLRNTQNFICIQYFMLDLDHLSQAGLEVTLLKQKLAMVPELMLGYVSPSGDGLKLLFKLGQKITNSKYFSDFYTLFARHFFQTHRLENVGDMKTKDVSRVSFAAYDPDLYFNPNAMTVNPEKILPMEMWQAPTLEVDEQPTDETTVVEVDADTMAKIRAKLNPNFKKPSKEKKYFVPEALEQAEIGLAKRLQHFGIKLGEVRPINYGKKFLFELGIKFAELNVFYGKNGFSVVISPKRGHDAELSQIVEQLMWEHLYQVPQHQTPNKPVMRVIRNEEAS, from the coding sequence ATGATCTCATTTGGCACTAACATTCGTTCGAAAGAAGTGATGAAAAACCTCACTTTGCAGCAGTTGGTTAACTATTTGCAAACAGACACCTCATTGCGGCAACAATGTAATCAATTAAAGGAAATATTGCACCTTGATGCTGAAAAATATAGAAATCAGAAGTGCTTTTTACCCTATTTTTTAGGGGCGGAATTTCAAGGGAATCTCCGGAACACCCAAAACTTCATTTGCATCCAATATTTCATGTTGGATCTGGATCATTTGAGTCAGGCAGGACTTGAAGTGACTCTGTTAAAGCAAAAATTGGCCATGGTCCCCGAATTGATGTTAGGTTATGTTTCGCCGAGCGGTGACGGCCTTAAATTGCTTTTTAAGCTTGGTCAGAAAATCACTAACTCAAAGTACTTTTCGGACTTCTACACCCTTTTTGCCCGACATTTTTTCCAGACCCACCGGCTTGAAAATGTAGGCGATATGAAAACCAAGGATGTCAGTCGAGTGAGTTTCGCGGCTTATGATCCTGATTTATATTTTAACCCCAATGCAATGACTGTGAACCCTGAAAAAATTTTACCGATGGAAATGTGGCAAGCCCCTACTTTGGAAGTTGATGAGCAACCCACTGATGAAACAACAGTAGTAGAAGTGGATGCGGACACGATGGCTAAGATCCGTGCAAAACTCAACCCCAACTTCAAAAAGCCAAGCAAGGAGAAAAAATACTTTGTCCCGGAGGCTTTGGAGCAGGCTGAGATTGGATTGGCCAAACGACTTCAGCATTTTGGGATTAAGCTGGGGGAAGTTCGACCGATCAATTATGGGAAGAAATTTTTGTTTGAGCTGGGGATCAAGTTTGCTGAGCTGAATGTTTTCTACGGAAAAAATGGCTTTTCGGTAGTGATCTCTCCCAAGCGTGGGCATGATGCAGAGTTATCTCAGATTGTTGAGCAACTGATGTGGGAGCATTTGTATCAGGTGCCGCAACATCAGACGCCAAACAAGCCGGTGATGCGGGTGATCCGCAATGAGGAGGCTTCGTAG
- the csx2 gene encoding TIGR02221 family CRISPR-associated protein, protein MGRKVFISFMGTSDYVPVNYVFEGKRIDNVKYIQEAMMRLFCSDWTENDTAYIFLTEAAKARNWDPKEDNEKFSQRIPKLREGGLKMQIQEITETPEGFDSEQVWELFEMVFSCLEKDDEVIFDITHSFRSIPMLGMILMNYAKVLKGVKIQGVYYGAFEKLGIAKNVLKMPEHDRNAPIISLNDFVKLQEWTGAINEFDKFGSSQSLAKLMKQEVKTIKKESIDDAKQIQLLANQLNKLSAALSTCRGQDIISTMDYEGLNNCLSSNRDHDFISQLHPLLQKIEKKIEPFTNKSWTNGLAAVSWCLDHEMIQQAATFLMETIQTLVIENTFGNENITNFHYRECASCAFFEINRGREADVPRSIPEDFDFDGVVDKMKEFIQKYPNLAKEYSKLVGGKGLRNDINHCGFSDPSRSAHTIKEQVKQIYENVVNVF, encoded by the coding sequence ATGGGGCGTAAGGTCTTTATTAGTTTTATGGGTACCAGTGATTATGTGCCTGTAAATTATGTTTTTGAAGGGAAACGAATCGACAATGTAAAATATATTCAGGAGGCCATGATGCGCCTATTCTGTTCTGATTGGACAGAAAATGATACTGCTTATATTTTTTTAACCGAAGCAGCTAAAGCCCGGAACTGGGACCCAAAGGAAGATAATGAAAAGTTCTCGCAGCGTATTCCCAAGTTGAGGGAGGGAGGTTTGAAAATGCAAATCCAGGAGATCACAGAAACCCCTGAAGGATTTGATTCTGAGCAGGTATGGGAGCTGTTTGAGATGGTTTTTTCTTGCTTGGAAAAAGACGATGAGGTGATTTTTGATATCACGCATTCGTTCCGCTCCATTCCTATGTTGGGCATGATTTTGATGAACTACGCCAAGGTGCTGAAAGGGGTGAAAATTCAAGGGGTCTATTATGGTGCTTTTGAAAAGTTGGGTATTGCCAAAAATGTACTGAAAATGCCAGAACATGACCGTAACGCACCGATCATTTCCTTGAATGATTTTGTCAAGTTGCAAGAGTGGACAGGTGCAATCAATGAGTTTGATAAGTTTGGGAGCTCGCAATCCTTGGCGAAATTAATGAAGCAGGAAGTCAAAACGATCAAGAAAGAAAGTATAGATGATGCAAAGCAAATTCAGCTCTTAGCAAACCAATTGAACAAGTTGTCTGCTGCGCTATCGACTTGTCGTGGTCAAGATATTATCTCAACGATGGACTACGAAGGGCTGAACAACTGTCTGTCCTCTAATCGGGATCATGATTTTATTTCTCAATTACATCCTTTGCTTCAGAAAATTGAGAAAAAAATAGAGCCCTTTACTAATAAATCATGGACCAATGGCTTAGCGGCAGTTTCTTGGTGTTTAGATCATGAGATGATTCAGCAGGCGGCCACATTCTTAATGGAAACGATTCAAACACTCGTTATTGAAAACACTTTTGGGAATGAAAATATCACCAATTTTCATTATAGAGAATGTGCATCCTGTGCTTTTTTTGAAATCAATAGAGGAAGAGAAGCCGATGTACCACGGTCGATCCCCGAAGATTTTGATTTTGATGGGGTAGTCGATAAAATGAAGGAGTTCATTCAAAAGTACCCAAACCTTGCCAAAGAGTACAGCAAGCTCGTCGGCGGAAAAGGCCTAAGAAATGACATCAACCACTGTGGTTTTTCTGATCCTTCTCGTTCTGCGCATACTATAAAAGAGCAGGTAAAGCAGATCTATGAGAATGTGGTGAATGTTTTTTAG
- a CDS encoding TIGR04423 family type III CRISPR-associated protein, which produces MMISKLTTENIPQGNYEGYLWYADATKPVIIEGDFTPDQLTDFPFVVEGFLFDEKAQKSISIKHINGQYFVTAFDLNKADKDTVLQDRTYGGNGVHFNIKVKELWMPKVDKVAMAGMKTLQPVAQIFCGFDK; this is translated from the coding sequence ATGATGATTAGTAAATTAACAACCGAAAATATCCCACAGGGGAACTATGAAGGCTATCTATGGTATGCCGACGCAACCAAGCCAGTAATTATTGAGGGGGATTTTACACCCGACCAACTGACTGATTTTCCTTTTGTAGTCGAAGGATTTTTGTTTGATGAAAAGGCCCAAAAAAGCATCAGCATCAAGCACATCAATGGGCAGTATTTCGTTACCGCTTTTGATTTGAATAAAGCAGACAAAGACACCGTTTTGCAGGACAGAACTTACGGTGGAAATGGGGTACATTTCAATATCAAGGTAAAGGAATTATGGATGCCCAAAGTCGATAAAGTAGCGATGGCAGGCATGAAAACCCTTCAGCCGGTGGCTCAAATTTTTTGTGGTTTTGACAAATAA
- a CDS encoding CRISPR-associated endonuclease Cas6: MKQIKYLTVKFDAPIKFHEVPAFRGAISAKVPRSSVLFHNHDGDKLRYAYPLIQYKRIKGNASLVCLGEGMESVREFFLNKDWAIEVSGRKIPMEITDFNMKDIQLAVQKEKKQYIIRSWMPLSSETLKVYQEKEWLSERIAMLESKLVGNILAMAKGLDWRIQDQIECSIIDIINQQSSTFKKQKMLIFDIIFKTNVCLPQAIGLGRKTGFGYGVVSKWNK, from the coding sequence ATGAAGCAAATAAAATATCTTACCGTGAAATTTGATGCGCCTATCAAATTTCATGAGGTTCCCGCCTTCAGAGGGGCTATTTCAGCAAAGGTCCCACGCAGCTCTGTGCTGTTCCATAATCACGATGGTGATAAATTACGCTACGCCTATCCCTTGATTCAGTACAAAAGGATAAAAGGAAATGCTTCTTTAGTATGCCTGGGAGAAGGAATGGAATCTGTGCGGGAATTCTTTCTGAATAAAGACTGGGCAATTGAGGTTTCGGGAAGAAAAATTCCGATGGAAATTACCGATTTCAACATGAAAGATATTCAGCTGGCCGTTCAGAAAGAAAAAAAGCAATACATTATTAGATCGTGGATGCCGTTGAGTTCTGAAACGCTTAAAGTGTATCAAGAAAAGGAATGGCTGTCTGAGCGAATTGCCATGCTGGAAAGTAAACTGGTCGGTAATATTTTAGCAATGGCCAAAGGATTGGATTGGCGCATACAGGATCAGATAGAATGTTCGATTATTGATATAATTAATCAACAAAGCAGCACATTCAAAAAGCAGAAAATGCTGATTTTTGATATTATTTTTAAAACTAATGTGTGTTTGCCTCAAGCTATTGGACTGGGACGAAAAACAGGATTTGGCTATGGTGTGGTGTCTAAATGGAATAAATAA
- the csx20 gene encoding CRISPR-associated protein Csx20 has translation MMNSKRMFLLFSHQLTDEQIQDARQNWGVSEFVSLPSDLQQKWSNVPAELESLQAYAQPFIQWLSDHQLGSSDVVLNQGDFGLSYLLANHIIFNQATAVYSTTVRKAVKELNMDGEVITTKIFKHQIFREYGA, from the coding sequence ATGATGAATAGTAAAAGAATGTTCCTGCTATTCTCTCATCAATTAACCGATGAACAAATACAGGACGCCAGACAAAATTGGGGGGTCAGTGAATTCGTTTCACTGCCCTCGGATTTACAGCAAAAATGGAGCAACGTGCCTGCGGAATTGGAAAGCCTGCAAGCTTATGCCCAGCCATTCATTCAATGGCTCAGTGATCATCAATTGGGTTCGAGTGATGTGGTACTCAATCAAGGAGACTTTGGGCTGAGTTATTTATTGGCCAATCATATTATTTTTAACCAAGCAACGGCAGTTTATTCCACCACCGTCCGCAAAGCAGTTAAGGAACTAAACATGGACGGAGAGGTGATCACTACCAAGATTTTTAAACATCAAATTTTTAGAGAGTATGGGGCGTAA
- a CDS encoding Cas10/Cmr2 second palm domain-containing protein, translated as MNNFLYGASVNGIQSFIFKSNKLRDIGGASELVEQLCTTLLNQVLEELGLYFEQDGKQQLIGKDKSVVGRVYQRAAGSVKCLFFNQEDCQAFALKFPLAVRNMATGVSVSQAVVKVAGEPVGEDFYQLEKGMHLDFAQKGTTFPEAWMGIRSSRETALPLLKEGKDEGTLQKQSAGKGRLNEKFFGKKDDRGKAISVLKNDKSWMAVIHADGNGLGQVIQTFNRELNKGPFGEVLGAFSRHLDIANENATRRAVDHLKLTDKDIVPIILGGDDLTLAMSTEHSLEFVKWYSRFFEEETKAEFKQIPCENPAVRKILDQGLTVCAGIAFIKKKYPMHYGLHLAEGLCKEAKKVAKSDAYINKDDLTALPPSCLMFHRVESSFVEDYKMIEELQLTSHVFDKNEPVVFKGGPYFLSKPEIVNPEDEQKRPQEFIIDDLLSAYHQIVYNKEIRAHLRTWVTEMFNSKAIADQHLNRMRSTKGREVASLGLFDHMDFPNPAEKTGVNNPRLQAQAQKVGQIIDILSLKAIGLEVEAMGKKSKSKTNQTVEVS; from the coding sequence ATGAATAATTTCCTATATGGAGCTTCCGTGAATGGTATTCAATCTTTTATTTTTAAATCCAATAAATTAAGAGATATTGGCGGAGCCTCCGAACTGGTGGAACAGTTGTGTACCACCCTATTGAATCAGGTGCTTGAAGAACTCGGTTTGTATTTTGAGCAAGACGGAAAACAGCAGCTCATAGGCAAAGATAAATCGGTCGTTGGGCGAGTTTATCAGCGTGCAGCCGGATCAGTGAAATGCCTGTTTTTTAATCAAGAGGATTGTCAGGCTTTTGCACTGAAATTTCCTTTGGCGGTTCGAAATATGGCCACGGGTGTTTCTGTTTCGCAGGCAGTGGTGAAAGTAGCGGGAGAACCGGTCGGAGAGGATTTTTATCAGCTCGAAAAAGGAATGCACCTTGATTTTGCTCAGAAAGGAACTACTTTTCCTGAGGCATGGATGGGCATTCGTTCGTCAAGGGAAACCGCTTTGCCTTTGCTGAAAGAAGGGAAAGACGAAGGCACCTTACAGAAGCAAAGCGCAGGAAAAGGGCGACTGAATGAGAAGTTTTTCGGTAAGAAAGATGACCGGGGAAAAGCGATTTCGGTGCTGAAAAATGATAAATCCTGGATGGCGGTCATTCATGCCGATGGTAACGGTTTGGGGCAGGTCATTCAGACTTTTAATAGAGAATTGAATAAGGGACCTTTCGGTGAAGTGTTAGGTGCTTTTTCTCGTCATTTGGATATAGCGAATGAGAACGCCACCCGACGTGCGGTGGATCATCTGAAATTGACTGACAAGGACATTGTGCCTATTATTTTGGGGGGAGATGATTTGACCCTTGCCATGAGTACCGAACATTCATTGGAGTTTGTCAAATGGTATTCCAGATTTTTTGAGGAAGAGACCAAAGCGGAATTTAAGCAGATCCCATGTGAAAATCCGGCTGTCCGTAAAATTCTGGATCAAGGGCTGACCGTTTGTGCGGGGATTGCTTTTATCAAGAAAAAATACCCGATGCATTATGGTTTGCATTTGGCTGAAGGGCTTTGTAAAGAAGCCAAGAAAGTCGCTAAGTCCGATGCTTATATAAATAAAGATGATCTTACGGCTTTACCACCATCCTGCTTGATGTTCCACCGGGTGGAGTCGAGCTTTGTAGAAGATTACAAAATGATTGAGGAGTTGCAATTGACCTCCCATGTTTTCGATAAAAATGAGCCGGTGGTATTCAAAGGTGGCCCTTACTTCCTTTCAAAACCTGAAATCGTCAATCCAGAAGATGAGCAAAAAAGGCCACAGGAATTCATCATTGATGATTTGTTAAGTGCTTATCATCAGATTGTTTATAATAAAGAAATCCGTGCGCACTTGCGAACCTGGGTAACCGAGATGTTCAACAGCAAGGCCATTGCCGATCAGCACCTGAACCGTATGCGTTCGACCAAAGGGCGAGAAGTGGCGAGCCTTGGTTTGTTTGATCACATGGATTTCCCAAATCCAGCGGAGAAAACAGGGGTGAATAATCCTCGATTGCAGGCACAGGCGCAGAAAGTAGGTCAGATCATTGATATTCTGTCGCTTAAAGCAATTGGTCTGGAAGTGGAAGCCATGGGCAAAAAAAGTAAATCCAAAACGAACCAAACGGTGGAAGTATCATGA
- a CDS encoding RAMP superfamily CRISPR-associated protein yields the protein MSYPIKYIARLDIETTSPLKIGTGQQDWISDQPIYRDAFGMPAIPGTSLTGILRSRLTELAGEEKANQLFGHQGLGNDEGEGSRVILSNASLIGVDNRIMQTAQEYMKNREEIEQVVSMSFIRERVRISDKGSAVDKGKFDEEVLPAGARFRFEICLQGMAEENSDWQSLLNAFYADSFLVGGNTRSGKGQFKVIDAQTASYDLSKADDLQAWANYPMDLNQKVDALKPFEPTTESDPNWEQINLSLKAKDFFSMGAGFGKMYSSHEIRTEDDKPFKVDSIYKKEAKFHYAQGKIDLEQKESVLIPGTSIKGALRHRAAYHYNKLAGCFANQLDQEQLQAALQEEFARKKQQYMDELIELIRKEAQVAENRSGMKSTEYPSKVNEIRRVAKDEKVEQLLAYKKEQIEKWLAHEKGKLERKGTEENNAGISELFGFSRDLSPDEKERQRAGEDVKDKRKGTVVIPDVFIDAAQVKEQLFNHVKIDRFRGGAFNGALFNEMVAATEAEIPLKIQWNTTKIEDENAKEALRLAIEDLKAGRLPLGGRVNHGHGVFLATKAN from the coding sequence ATGAGCTATCCAATAAAATATATCGCCCGCCTGGACATAGAAACCACTTCACCACTCAAAATCGGTACGGGCCAACAGGACTGGATTTCCGATCAGCCTATTTATCGTGATGCTTTCGGCATGCCCGCTATCCCAGGCACTTCACTGACAGGAATTTTGCGTTCCCGCCTGACGGAATTAGCTGGAGAAGAAAAAGCCAACCAGTTATTCGGTCATCAAGGATTGGGAAATGATGAAGGAGAAGGCTCAAGGGTAATTTTATCCAATGCCTCACTGATTGGTGTTGATAACCGCATCATGCAGACGGCGCAGGAATACATGAAAAACCGGGAGGAGATTGAGCAGGTGGTGTCGATGTCATTTATCCGTGAGCGGGTAAGAATTTCCGACAAAGGATCAGCGGTGGATAAAGGTAAATTCGATGAGGAAGTTTTACCCGCAGGCGCACGTTTCCGTTTTGAGATCTGTTTGCAAGGAATGGCAGAGGAAAATTCCGACTGGCAATCGCTTTTGAATGCCTTTTATGCAGACAGCTTTTTGGTCGGCGGCAATACCCGTTCGGGAAAAGGGCAGTTCAAGGTGATCGATGCACAAACGGCCTCTTATGATTTGAGCAAGGCGGACGACTTGCAGGCATGGGCAAACTATCCGATGGATTTGAATCAGAAAGTGGATGCTTTGAAGCCTTTCGAGCCGACCACCGAAAGCGATCCAAACTGGGAGCAAATCAACCTGAGCCTTAAAGCAAAGGATTTCTTCTCGATGGGTGCTGGTTTTGGGAAAATGTACAGCAGCCATGAAATCCGAACCGAAGACGACAAGCCCTTCAAGGTGGATAGCATCTATAAAAAAGAAGCCAAGTTCCATTATGCACAGGGTAAAATTGACCTGGAACAAAAAGAGTCGGTATTGATTCCGGGCACTTCAATCAAGGGAGCTTTGCGTCACCGGGCGGCTTATCACTACAATAAACTGGCCGGTTGTTTTGCCAATCAACTTGATCAGGAACAATTGCAGGCAGCTTTACAGGAAGAATTTGCCCGCAAGAAACAGCAATACATGGATGAGCTGATTGAACTGATCCGCAAAGAAGCACAGGTGGCGGAGAATCGTTCCGGAATGAAATCTACTGAATACCCAAGCAAGGTCAATGAGATCCGAAGGGTGGCAAAAGATGAAAAAGTGGAGCAGTTGCTGGCATACAAAAAGGAGCAAATTGAAAAGTGGTTAGCACACGAAAAAGGCAAGCTCGAACGCAAAGGAACCGAGGAAAACAATGCGGGTATTTCTGAGCTGTTTGGTTTTTCCAGAGACCTCTCCCCAGATGAAAAAGAGCGACAACGTGCCGGCGAGGATGTCAAGGACAAACGCAAGGGAACAGTCGTTATTCCTGATGTTTTCATTGATGCTGCTCAGGTGAAAGAACAGCTGTTTAACCACGTGAAAATTGACCGCTTCCGTGGCGGGGCTTTCAATGGTGCTTTATTCAATGAGATGGTTGCAGCAACTGAGGCTGAAATCCCACTCAAAATTCAGTGGAACACCACCAAGATCGAAGATGAAAATGCCAAGGAAGCTTTACGCCTGGCGATTGAGGATTTGAAAGCCGGCCGTTTGCCTTTGGGCGGACGAGTGAACCATGGACATGGGGTATTTTTAGCCACTAAAGCGAATTGA
- the cas2 gene encoding CRISPR-associated endonuclease Cas2 translates to MKKSNISLYQRLKVIKKNALPTDAPLIPEGNEIAQLDARISSVLDLFKKYQKKKSTEMLCFIMYDITDNKVRKEIAKFLIEKGMIRVQKSVFLGSLKAKLYQQIAQDLKEVQSLYENNDSIMIIPVSESEVNRMKLIGQQVDFDMAIKTKGSIII, encoded by the coding sequence ATGAAAAAAAGTAATATTTCACTCTACCAAAGGCTGAAGGTGATCAAGAAAAATGCATTGCCTACAGACGCCCCCTTGATACCCGAAGGTAATGAGATAGCGCAATTGGACGCTCGTATTTCATCCGTATTGGATTTATTTAAAAAATATCAAAAAAAGAAAAGTACCGAAATGCTCTGCTTTATCATGTATGATATCACTGACAATAAAGTCAGAAAAGAAATTGCAAAGTTTCTGATTGAAAAGGGCATGATCCGGGTTCAAAAATCGGTGTTTTTAGGTAGCCTAAAAGCTAAACTTTATCAGCAGATTGCCCAGGACCTTAAAGAGGTTCAATCACTTTATGAGAACAATGATTCAATCATGATCATCCCTGTTTCAGAGAGTGAAGTCAATCGCATGAAATTAATTGGACAACAGGTTGATTTTGATATGGCAATAAAGACTAAAGGGTCTATAATTATTTAA
- a CDS encoding TIGR03986 family type III CRISPR-associated RAMP protein: MDKKHQEVKSVYNFVPLHEKVFFPHWADKISHDVPFSDGESGSIKLKITAKSDIYVRNAATHKDEQTPFNQHEGQFFIPGSSIKGAVNTVLQTLGRAKLQPLDDVKYSVRDLQDEKVFRKKNEWNKVRGGWMRKAYNEEGKPTYFIKPAGIPGRVAHKRIDAKFKITELSKIFKGEVPHKYSPKTSAHKSALHKYDLLKGCGVDTNVPYQFEFVKEDVMRMIYTFTDGNTPDSKTGKLVFTGQPSPRKEIEGKRASGKQYEFIFWESNEAEFEVPAQIAKDFFFTYYDHDPGQQSVDFKHWNKQLKDGKTIPVFYSVDQHERIKHFGLSFMYQIPYDHRVKELVYDDHKKELQPDLSESLFGYSVLDETGGKKVLRSLKGRVQFGHAFADESTLSIGNKTTQILGGPKASYYPFYLEQDGSETYKTYHDGHGKIRGFKRYPHRSKLLNNGVIENEKVATTFQPLKAGTTFDCVINVHNLRPFEVGALLSALTFHGAENCFHGLGMAKPLGYGQSAFEVALPKGFSKTKEEYLADFEAMMRNFEVNWLISEATTELLTLAHAPSKETDQILAYPQLDTKGNNDFVGYKKKEKRLHLPRFSQYDQVKKISCPSYADQGQISAFAQLQKEEQQGFGIFDQLKKDFTDLLGADFDASINFLCDELTKEGEERKQQELKKQQEEKAKSASLDLPESPKKFDQIYKPTDAFLKKLLGNSYQKKADKPFLPEQYHDTLKKAVWALQGNKKEGKDFAKGSKSNNWRKIADWIGEVKMKQWMEEWDVLA, translated from the coding sequence ATGGACAAGAAGCATCAAGAAGTAAAATCAGTATATAATTTTGTGCCTTTGCACGAGAAAGTTTTCTTTCCACATTGGGCAGACAAAATCAGTCATGACGTCCCTTTTTCCGATGGGGAAAGTGGTAGCATCAAGCTGAAAATCACCGCCAAATCGGATATTTATGTGCGGAATGCCGCAACGCACAAGGACGAGCAAACACCCTTCAATCAGCATGAGGGGCAATTTTTCATCCCCGGCAGTTCGATCAAGGGAGCGGTAAACACTGTCTTGCAAACTTTGGGTAGGGCAAAATTACAGCCCTTGGATGATGTCAAATATTCCGTCCGTGATTTGCAGGACGAAAAAGTATTCCGGAAGAAAAACGAATGGAATAAAGTACGTGGGGGATGGATGCGCAAGGCATATAATGAGGAAGGAAAACCAACTTATTTCATCAAACCTGCCGGTATTCCTGGACGTGTGGCGCATAAAAGGATAGATGCAAAATTCAAGATCACTGAACTGTCAAAAATTTTCAAGGGAGAGGTGCCGCATAAGTACAGCCCTAAAACTTCGGCACATAAGTCCGCTTTGCATAAATATGACCTGCTGAAAGGGTGCGGGGTAGATACCAATGTGCCTTATCAGTTTGAATTTGTGAAAGAAGACGTGATGCGCATGATCTATACTTTTACAGATGGCAACACACCGGATTCCAAAACGGGTAAATTGGTTTTCACCGGGCAACCAAGCCCGAGAAAAGAAATTGAAGGCAAACGTGCATCAGGTAAACAATATGAGTTCATCTTTTGGGAATCCAATGAGGCGGAATTCGAAGTGCCAGCACAGATTGCCAAAGACTTTTTCTTTACCTATTACGATCACGATCCGGGACAGCAGTCAGTCGATTTCAAGCATTGGAACAAGCAATTGAAGGATGGCAAAACCATTCCTGTATTCTATTCGGTGGATCAGCATGAACGCATCAAGCATTTTGGATTGAGTTTCATGTACCAAATCCCTTATGATCACCGAGTGAAGGAGTTGGTTTATGATGACCACAAAAAGGAATTGCAGCCGGATTTGAGTGAGTCGCTTTTTGGCTATTCAGTTTTGGATGAAACAGGGGGGAAAAAAGTGCTTCGTTCACTGAAAGGGCGGGTGCAGTTTGGCCATGCTTTTGCCGATGAATCTACTCTGAGCATTGGCAACAAAACCACTCAGATTTTGGGTGGACCTAAGGCAAGTTACTATCCTTTCTACCTGGAACAGGACGGCAGCGAAACCTACAAAACCTACCATGATGGGCACGGAAAAATCCGTGGTTTTAAACGCTATCCGCACCGCAGTAAATTGCTGAACAATGGGGTGATTGAAAATGAAAAAGTAGCCACCACCTTTCAGCCACTCAAAGCCGGAACGACCTTCGATTGTGTGATTAATGTACATAATCTCCGTCCATTTGAGGTGGGGGCATTGTTGAGTGCCTTGACTTTCCACGGGGCGGAAAATTGCTTCCACGGACTCGGAATGGCCAAACCTTTGGGCTATGGTCAGTCGGCTTTCGAGGTAGCATTGCCAAAGGGATTTTCCAAAACAAAAGAGGAGTACCTGGCTGATTTTGAAGCGATGATGCGGAACTTTGAAGTGAATTGGCTCATCAGTGAAGCAACAACCGAATTACTAACGTTGGCTCATGCACCTTCAAAAGAGACCGATCAAATCTTGGCTTATCCTCAGTTGGATACGAAGGGAAATAATGATTTTGTAGGCTACAAGAAAAAAGAAAAGCGCTTGCATTTACCCCGCTTTAGCCAATATGATCAGGTCAAAAAAATCAGCTGCCCTTCTTATGCGGATCAAGGTCAAATCTCAGCTTTTGCACAGCTTCAGAAAGAGGAGCAGCAAGGCTTCGGTATTTTTGATCAGCTTAAAAAAGATTTCACCGATTTGTTGGGTGCTGATTTCGATGCCAGTATCAATTTCCTTTGTGATGAACTGACCAAGGAAGGGGAGGAAAGAAAACAGCAAGAGCTGAAAAAACAGCAGGAAGAAAAGGCCAAAAGTGCGAGTTTGGATTTACCGGAAAGCCCGAAAAAATTCGATCAGATCTATAAGCCGACAGATGCCTTCCTGAAAAAATTGTTGGGGAACAGTTATCAGAAAAAAGCAGATAAACCATTCCTACCTGAACAGTATCATGATACTTTGAAAAAGGCGGTATGGGCACTTCAGGGCAATAAGAAAGAAGGAAAAGATTTTGCTAAAGGATCAAAATCCAATAATTGGAGAAAGATCGCCGATTGGATTGGAGAGGTGAAAATGAAGCAGTGGATGGAAGAGTGGGATGTTTTAGCTTAA